A single region of the Streptomyces sp. NBC_01262 genome encodes:
- a CDS encoding GNAT family N-acetyltransferase, with translation MSTSAPHPLDNPARSSLTGPHAHFAERLGDTLRYPLDVSPWAALPDRPKARDWDDIAALAGPGGLVPLAAVDVPPPDGWEVEFHLEGVQLVDDGLAAAPDPEAVRLGPADVPEMLALTERTRPGPFLPRTVEMGVYLGIRREGALVAMAGERLHPPGWTEISAVCTDDAHRGQGLGTRLILAVAHGIRERGETPFLHAAADNTNAIRLYEALGFRLRRRATFLAARVPAPVNGTLAGNRSPGDRSGTQ, from the coding sequence ATGAGCACGAGCGCGCCACATCCGCTGGACAACCCCGCCCGTTCCTCACTGACCGGCCCGCACGCGCACTTCGCCGAGCGCCTGGGCGACACGCTGCGCTACCCGCTCGACGTGTCGCCCTGGGCCGCACTGCCGGACCGGCCCAAGGCCCGTGACTGGGACGACATAGCGGCGCTCGCGGGTCCGGGCGGGCTGGTGCCGCTGGCCGCGGTCGACGTGCCGCCGCCGGACGGCTGGGAGGTGGAGTTCCACCTCGAAGGCGTCCAGTTGGTCGATGACGGCCTGGCGGCCGCGCCGGACCCCGAGGCCGTGCGCCTCGGCCCGGCCGACGTGCCCGAGATGCTGGCGCTGACCGAGCGCACCAGGCCGGGCCCCTTCCTGCCGCGCACCGTGGAGATGGGCGTGTACCTGGGCATCCGCCGCGAGGGCGCGCTGGTGGCGATGGCGGGCGAGCGGCTGCACCCGCCGGGCTGGACCGAGATCAGCGCCGTGTGCACGGACGACGCCCATCGCGGGCAGGGCCTGGGCACCCGGCTCATCCTCGCCGTCGCCCACGGCATCCGGGAGCGCGGCGAGACCCCGTTCCTGCACGCGGCGGCGGACAACACCAACGCCATCCGGCTCTACGAGGCACTGGGATTCCGGCTGCGCCGCAGGGCGACGTTCCTGGCAGCGCGCGTGCCGGCGCCCGTCAATGGCACGCTTGCCGGGAACCGATCACCGGGCGACAGGAGCGGCACGCAGTGA
- a CDS encoding GNAT family N-acetyltransferase, with the protein MAVRFPAPVAFDGRYVRLVPLALSHVPDLYLAGGGDDSVWGWLPTTTPRSMAEMSAIAEQRLAQQAAGEAVVFTVLPRSTERPAGWIAYLDISLADERIEIGWNWLDRSLWGTSAHLETHFILLHHAFEDLGFGRVQWRLDDLDQASQNAVSRIGGIREGVLRRHYRRVDGSWCDTVYYSLVATEWPAVRARWVNGWILDGPSPLL; encoded by the coding sequence ATGGCAGTTCGGTTCCCCGCTCCTGTCGCCTTCGACGGCCGGTACGTCCGGCTGGTTCCGTTGGCGCTGAGCCACGTCCCGGACCTCTACCTCGCCGGCGGGGGCGACGACTCGGTGTGGGGCTGGCTGCCGACGACCACCCCGCGCTCCATGGCCGAGATGAGCGCGATCGCCGAGCAGCGGCTCGCCCAGCAGGCGGCCGGCGAAGCCGTGGTGTTCACCGTGCTGCCCCGGTCCACCGAACGGCCCGCCGGCTGGATCGCCTACCTGGACATCTCCCTCGCCGACGAGCGCATCGAAATCGGCTGGAACTGGCTGGACCGCTCCCTGTGGGGCACCTCCGCCCACCTGGAGACCCACTTCATCCTGCTCCACCACGCCTTCGAGGACCTCGGCTTCGGCCGTGTCCAATGGCGGCTCGACGACCTCGACCAGGCCTCGCAGAACGCCGTCTCCCGCATCGGCGGTATCCGCGAGGGCGTGCTGCGCCGGCACTACCGCCGGGTCGACGGTTCCTGGTGCGACACCGTCTACTACTCGCTCGTCGCCACCGAATGGCCCGCTGTACGGGCCCGCTGGGTCAACGGCTGGATCCTCGACGGCCCCAGCCCGCTTCTATGA
- a CDS encoding response regulator transcription factor, with the protein MASRIPLTSGSVAGSATGQIREPLRRPDGAPLRILVVDDEADLTELLSVVLRYEGWEPARAADGAGALRCARRFRPDAMVLDIMLPDMDGLEVLRKVREEQPDVPVLFLTARDGVDDRVGGLTAGADDYVTKPFDIDEVMARLRGLLRRSGAAARSDSVLVVGDLALDEDSREVHRAGVPVRLTGTEFELLRYLMRNPRKVISKSQILERVWSYDFGGQGNVVESYISYLRRKIDRGHEPMIHTVRGVGYMLKPAK; encoded by the coding sequence ATGGCTTCGCGTATACCTCTGACCTCCGGCAGCGTCGCCGGTTCCGCCACCGGCCAAATCCGCGAACCACTCCGCAGACCGGACGGCGCTCCGCTGCGGATCCTGGTGGTCGACGACGAGGCGGATCTGACCGAGTTGCTGTCGGTCGTACTGCGCTACGAGGGCTGGGAGCCCGCGCGCGCGGCGGACGGCGCGGGGGCGCTGCGCTGCGCCCGCCGGTTCCGGCCGGACGCGATGGTGCTGGACATCATGCTGCCCGACATGGACGGTCTCGAAGTGCTCCGGAAGGTGCGGGAGGAGCAGCCGGACGTCCCGGTGCTCTTCCTCACCGCGCGGGACGGCGTCGACGACCGCGTCGGCGGCCTGACCGCGGGCGCCGACGACTATGTCACCAAGCCCTTCGACATCGACGAGGTGATGGCCCGGCTGCGCGGCCTGCTGCGCCGCTCGGGAGCCGCCGCCCGCTCCGATTCCGTGCTCGTGGTCGGAGACCTGGCCCTGGACGAGGACAGCCGGGAGGTGCACCGCGCGGGTGTTCCGGTGCGGCTGACCGGTACGGAGTTCGAGCTGCTGCGGTATCTGATGCGCAATCCGCGCAAGGTGATCAGCAAGTCCCAGATCCTGGAGCGCGTTTGGTCGTACGACTTCGGCGGTCAGGGCAATGTGGTGGAGAGCTACATCTCCTACCTGCGGCGCAAGATCGACCGCGGCCACGAGCCGATGATCCACACCGTGCGCGGCGTCGGCTACATGCTCAAGCCCGCCAAATGA
- a CDS encoding sugar O-acetyltransferase, translating to MSDHRERMVRGERYRCDDPQLTADRQAAEHMASRFNATAPADAPGSRELLRELLGEVAEGAYVKAPFTCAYGYNIRIGARSFINYDAILLDCGPITIGEEVALGPRVQLATAIHPLDPADRRAGWETTAPITIRDGAWLGAGVIVCPGVTIGENTVVGAGSVVTRDLPDRVVAVGNPCRVLREIP from the coding sequence GTGAGCGACCACCGGGAACGCATGGTGCGCGGCGAGCGCTACCGCTGCGACGATCCTCAGCTGACCGCCGACCGGCAGGCCGCCGAGCACATGGCCTCGCGATTCAACGCCACAGCCCCGGCCGACGCGCCCGGCTCCCGCGAACTGCTGCGGGAACTGCTGGGCGAGGTCGCCGAGGGCGCCTACGTCAAGGCACCCTTCACGTGCGCCTACGGCTACAACATCCGGATCGGGGCCCGGAGCTTCATCAACTACGACGCGATCCTCCTGGACTGCGGTCCCATCACCATCGGCGAGGAGGTCGCCCTCGGCCCGCGCGTCCAGCTCGCCACCGCCATCCACCCCCTGGACCCGGCCGACCGCCGCGCCGGCTGGGAGACCACCGCCCCGATCACCATCCGCGACGGCGCGTGGCTCGGCGCCGGGGTCATCGTCTGCCCCGGCGTGACGATCGGCGAGAACACGGTGGTCGGCGCGGGCAGCGTCGTCACCCGTGACCTGCCGGATCGCGTCGTCGCCGTGGGCAACCCCTGCCGGGTGCTCCGCGAGATCCCGTAG
- a CDS encoding SRPBCC family protein, with product MTAFRIQCRTPLPAAEAWRRLTDWPRHAAHVPLTTITVTPSGFVARTGIGRLAFDDPMEIVSWAPPTHCRLEKRGAFVTGWAEIDVRASGNGSEVTWTEDLRLRLLPSFLDRPTAWAGRRMFGRAVRGLLG from the coding sequence GTGACCGCCTTCCGTATCCAGTGCCGGACTCCTCTGCCCGCCGCCGAGGCCTGGCGCCGCCTGACGGACTGGCCCCGCCACGCCGCCCACGTCCCGCTCACCACGATCACCGTGACGCCCTCCGGATTCGTCGCCCGCACCGGCATCGGCCGGCTGGCCTTCGACGACCCGATGGAGATCGTCAGCTGGGCTCCCCCCACCCACTGCCGCCTCGAAAAACGCGGCGCCTTCGTCACCGGCTGGGCCGAGATCGACGTACGGGCGTCCGGCAACGGCTCCGAGGTCACCTGGACGGAGGATCTGCGACTGCGGCTCCTGCCCTCGTTCCTCGACCGGCCGACGGCATGGGCAGGGCGCCGGATGTTCGGCCGGGCGGTCCGGGGCCTGCTCGGGTAG